The following coding sequences are from one Gossypium raimondii isolate GPD5lz chromosome 4, ASM2569854v1, whole genome shotgun sequence window:
- the LOC105780093 gene encoding DEAD-box ATP-dependent RNA helicase 53, mitochondrial — protein MMNTVFKRTTSLASRRILAASAQTLLHHFHSTATVAAAARDAETCFINRFKPFPGFPASAAKGFHAKSGPLYFRASTSLQAEYAVEDYVEEKGSEALEISNLGIAPEIVSALKNRGITKLFPIQRAVLEPAMQGRDMIGRAKTGTGKTLAFGIPIMDKIIRYNAKHGRGRNPMCLVLAPTRELAKQVEKEFHESAPNLDTICVYGGTPISRQMRQLDYGVDVAVGTPGRIIDLLKRGALNLSEVQFLVLDEADQMLQVGFAEDVETILERLPANRQSMMFSATMPNWIRSLTQKHLKNPLTIDLVGENDQKLAEGISLYSIAADMRGKAGILGPLITEHAKGGKCIVFTQTKRDADRLAYAMARNFKCEALHGDISQSQRERTLSGFRDGHFNILVATDVAARGLDIPSVDLVIHYELPNTSETFVHRTGRTGRAGRKGSAILIYTQDQSRAVKVIEREVGCRFSELPRIEVDGGSTGMFNDIGAGGRFGGPRDRGYGDMGFGRSGRQAEYGFGRSGGNRGTGFGRSGSQFSDEMGGYGGRFGSNNRSGNFGGSASSRSSGFGSFGSRRTSGFGDFGSGNPGGFNDNRSGQTAGGFGGFGSGGFGDKHSRQSSASNGDSRSSRFSRFGVSDVDTDQSTGGTPF, from the exons ATGATGAACACCGTCTTCAAACGCACAACTTCCTTAGCCTCCAGGCGGATCCTCGCCGCCTCTGCTCAAACTCTCCTTCATCACttccactctactgcaacagTTGCAGCAGCCGCCAGAGATGCTGAGACTTGCTTTATTAACAGATTCAAACCCTTCCCTGGCTTTCCAGCGTCTGCAGCGAAGGGATTTCACGCCAAATCAGGGCCGTTGTATTTCAGGGCATCGACGAGCTTACAGGCAGAGTATGCCGTCGAGGATTATGTCGAAGAGAAGGGAAGTGAAGCACTTGAGATCTCTAATCTGGGGATTGCTCCCGAAATTGTTTCTGCTTTGAAGAATAGGGGCATCACCAAATTATTTCCAATCCAG AGGGCGGTGTTGGAACCAGCAATGCAAGGAAGGGACATGATTGGAAGGGCAAAGACAGGGACAGGCAAAACGCTTGCCTTCGGGATCCCTATCATGGACAAAATCATTCGATACAATGCTAAACATGg CCGTGGTAGAAACCCTATGTGCTTGGTTTTGGCACCAACAAGGGAACTTGCTAAACAAGTTGAGAAGGAATTTCATGAGTCTGCTCCCAACTTGGATACAATATGTGTTTATGGTGGTACTCCAATTTCTCGTCAAATGAGGCAGCTTGATTATGGTGTTGATGTAGCTGTTGGTACACCAGGTCGCATTATTGATCTGCTTAAGAGAGGTGCTCTTAACTTATCAGAGGTTCAATTTCTTGTTCTTGATGAAGCTGATCAGATGCTTCAAGTTGGATTTGCTGAAGATGTTGAAACCATACTGGAGAGGCTGCCTGCAAATCGTCAAAGTATGATGTTTTCAGCAACCATGCCTAATTGGATTAGAAGCCTTACCCAAAAGCACTTAAAAAACCCATTAACGATTGATCTG GTTGGagaaaatgatcaaaagttGGCAGAAGGAATTTCCTTGTATTCGATTGCAGCAGATATGCGTGGGAAAGCAGGAATTCTTGGTCCACTAATAACA GAGCATGCGAAAGGAGGAAAGTGTATTGTTTTCACTCAAACAAAGCGTGATGCAGATCGGTTGGCATATGCCATGGCAAGAAACTTTAAATGTGAGGCTTTGCATGGTGATATATCTCAAAGCCAGAGGGAAAGAACTCTCTCAGGATTCCGAGATGggcattttaatattttagttgcTACTGATGTTGCTGCTCGTGGCCTTGATATACCTAGTGTTGACCTG GTAATACATTATGAGCTTCCAAATACGTCTGAAACTTTTGTCCATCGAACTGGCCGAACTGGTCGTGCTGGAAGGAAAGGAAGTGCAATTCTTATCTATACTCAGGACCAGAGTAGGGCTGTTAAGGTTATCGAGCGAGAAGTAGGCTGTAGATTTTCTGAG CTTCCTAGGATTGAAGTTGATGGTGGGAGCACTGGCATGTTTAATGATATTGGTGCTGGTGGTCGATTTGGAGGTCCACGAGATCGTGGATATGGTGATATGGGTTTTGGTCGTTCTGGTCGGCAAGCGGAATATGGATTTGGCCGTTCTGGAGGCAATAGGGGTACTGGATTTGGTCGTAGTGGCAGTCAGTTTTCTGATGAGATGGGTGGTTATGGAGGTCGTTTTGGTTCTAATAACCGGTCTGGAAATTTTGGTGGTTCTGCATCCAGTCGTTCTAGTGGCTTTGGTAGTTTTGGTTCTAGACGTACCAGTGGATTTGGGGACTTCGGTTCAGGTAATCCAGGTGGATTTAATGACAATCGTTCTGGTCAAACTGCTGGTGGCTTTGGCGGCTTTGGTTCTGGTGGATTTGGTGACAAGCATTCACGCCAAAGTAGTGCGAGCAATGGTGATTCTCGATCTAGTCGATTTAGCCGCTTTGGGGTCTCCGATGTTGATACCGATCAGAGCACTGGAGGAACACCCTTCTAA